In Prunus dulcis chromosome 2, ALMONDv2, whole genome shotgun sequence, a single genomic region encodes these proteins:
- the LOC117618915 gene encoding mitochondrial adenine nucleotide transporter ADNT1-like yields MASEDVKPSESAVSTIVNLAEEAKMAREGVVKAPSLAVLSVCKSLVAGGVAGGVSRTAVAPLERLKILLQVQNPHNIKYNGTIQGLKYIWRSEGFRGLFKGNGTNCARIVPNSAVKFFSYEQASKGILLLYRDQTGNEDAQLTPLLRLGAGACAGIIAMSATYPMDMVRGRLTVQTENSPFQYRGMFHALSTVLREEGPRALYKGWLPSVIGVVPYVGLNFAVYESLKDWLIKSRPFGLVEDTDLSVTTRLACGAAAGTVGQTVAYPLDVIRRRMQMGGWSNAASVITGDGRSKAPLEYTGMIDAFRKTVRHEGFGALYKGLVPNSVKVVPSIAIAFVTYEMVKDVLGVEIRISD; encoded by the exons ATGGCTTCGGAGGATGTGAAACCGAGCGAATCGGCGGTCTCCACGATCGTCAATCTGGCTGAGGAGGCTAAGATGGCGAGAGAGGGCGTGGTCAAGGCTCCGAGCCTTGCGGTTCTCAGTGTCTGCAAGTCTCTGGTTGCTGGCGGAGTCGCTGGTGGAGT GTCACGAACAGCTGTTGCTCCATTGGAGCGACTGAAAATATTGCTCCAG GTCCAGAATccacataacataaaatacaaTGGAACAATACAAGGCTTGAAATATATCTGGAGAAGTGAGGGTTTCCGTGGATTGTTTAAAGGAAATGGTACGAATTGTGCTCGTATTGTCCCCAACTCAGCTGTCAAGTTCTTCAGCTATGAGCAAGCTTCTAA GGGAATATTGTTACTGTATCGGGATCAAACTGGCAATG AAGATGCTCAGCTCACTCCTCTTCTACGTCTTGGAGCTGGAGCATGTGCTGGAATTATTGCCATGTCTGCAACTTACCCGATGGACATGGTACGAGGAAGGCTAACTGTACAG ACAGAGAACTCTCCCTTTCAGTACAGGGGAATGTTCCATGCTCTATCGACTGTGCTCCGCGAGGAGGGCCCGCGGGCTTTGTACAAGGGATGGCTTCCTTCTGTAATTGGAGTT GTTCCCTATGTTGGTCTCAACTTTGCTGTGTATGAATCCCTGAAGGATTGGTTAATCAAAAGTAGACCATTTGGACTTGTTGAAGATACAGACTTAAGTGTCACAACAAGGTTGGCATGCGGGGCTGCTGCTGGAACTGTTGGGCAAACTGTTGCTTACCCCCTTGATGTCATTCGTCGAAGGATGCAGATGGGGGGATGGAGTAATGCTGCTTCTGTTATCACTGGCGATGGGAGAAGCAAGGCCCCACTTGAATATACTGGCATGATTGATGCATTCAGGAAAACTGTTCGACATGAGGGCTTTGGAGCGTTGTACAAGGGTTTGGTTCCCAATTCCGTTAAG GTAGTGCCATCCATTGCAATTGCATTTGTGACGTATGAGATGGTGAAGGACGTTTTAGGAGTCGAGATCAGGATATCGGACTGA
- the LOC117617655 gene encoding LOW QUALITY PROTEIN: protein SUPPRESSOR OF PHYA-105 1-like (The sequence of the model RefSeq protein was modified relative to this genomic sequence to represent the inferred CDS: deleted 1 base in 1 codon), with product MDGFESLVDKKAAKGVVRNEKLKQKDCDPFLKLEGPNLLESPVCTLGMGRSNWPESSPRNCSVTMEGKDLSRCVTSSSVFEPPCKSSGSINGTGLVVEDMTLKHHRKPNSALLSPSQECWQDPDPVASAFRSKNFHGDTMSQDNDQTQLRVRGQLLEMPSRIRSLKPLLSNHSEQEPDKLSAYLGVEDSKIMSNNMLSIAKKQLKTQSTNSHSQLLVKETLKGKSASKFQEPCSGFGSSATDQNEENLGYGSEVACDAQLKSIVNSDQISSHVLHRSGPKSTGNGICLREWLKPGGHKVDIVESLLIFRQIVELVDFAHSQGFVLQDLRPSRFILFPSNKVKYTGSSAIRESNSLMNRDLIIKRPLEQDACAERILGGKQLKLSEGNEEKFCIAGPQNSGYGELQFQMNSSYQNALIAVQQRSISVIVQLEEKWYTSPEELNESGSTLPSNVYCLGVLLFELLCRCESWEVHCAVMLDLHHRILPPKFLSQNPLEAGFCFWLLHPEPLARPTTREILQSKLIDGYQESACCDDFSNSADNVDAESELLLSFLIPLKDKKQGHASKLVEVIRCLEEDINKFGRRHLSGEFPSEREQGFCLEDPVSSGVSSRLIAASNMNETLLMKNISQLEDAYASMRSQMGKTEIAPVACSDKEVLNNRYRWCHVRNHTQDSSLNQKSGDRLGVFFDGVSKLARRSKFEVRGTLRNGDLLNSSNVICCLSFDXDEEYIATAGVSKKIKIFDFASLVDNSLDIHYPVVEMPNKSKLSCVCWNNYFKNYLASTDYDGVVQMWDASTGQGFSQYVEHQRRAWSVDFSQADPKKFSSGSDDFSVKLWSINEKKSIGTIWSPANVCCVQFSAFSSNLLVFGSADYKIYGYDLRHTRIPWCTLPGHGKAVSYVKFVDAETLVSASTDNTLKLWDLNQAISTGLSSNACSLTFSGHTNQKNFVGLSVSDGYIACGSETNEVYSYYRSLPMPITSHKFGSIDPVSGSEVGDYSGQFVSSVCWRKKSNIVVAANSTGTLKLLQMVDHHC from the exons ATGGATGGTTTTGAGAGTTTGGTAGATAAGAAGGCTGCAAAGGGTGTGGTGAGGAATGAAAAACTTAAGCAAAAGGATTGTGATCCTTTTCTTAAACTGGAGGGTCCAAATTTGTTGGAGTCACCAGTGTGCACATTGGGAATGGGAAGGAGCAATTGGCCCGAGAGCTCGCCTAGGAATTGCAGTGTTACAATGGAGGGAAAGGATTTGAGTCGATGCGTAACTTCCTCATCTGTATTTGAGCCACCCTGTAAGAGCTCCGGTTCCATAAATGGAACCGGGCTTGTGGTTGAGGATATGACATTGAAACATCATAGGAAACCAAATTCGGCTTTACTTAGTCCTAGTCAGGAATGCTGGCAAGATCCTGATCCGGTGGCAAGTGCATTTAGAAGTAAAAATTTTCATGGTGATACTATGTCACAGGACAATGATCAGACACAGTTGAGAGTAAGAGGTCAGCTTTTAGAAATGCCTTCTCGCATACGAAGTCTGAAGCCTTTGTTAAGCAATCATTCAGAGCAGGAACCAGACAAACTGTCTGCATATTTAGGGGTTGAGGACAGCAAGATCATGTCAAACAATATGCTAAGTATCGCCAAAAAGCAACTGAAGACCCAATCTACTAATAGCCATTCTCAATTACTTGTAAAGGAAACCTTGAAGGGAAAGAGTGCCAGTAAATTTCAAGAACCTTGCAGTGGCTTTGGTAGTTCAGCTACGGACCAGAATGAAGAAAACCTGGGTTATGGTTCTGAGGTAGCTTGTGATGCACAGTTGAAATCAATTGTTAACAGTGATCAGATTTCTTCACATGTGCTTCATAGGTCTGGCCCAAAATCTACCGGTAATGGGATTTGCTTGAGGGAGTGGCTTAAACCTGGGGGTCACAAAGTAGATATAGTTGAAAGCCTGCTCATATTTAGACAGATCGTGGAGTTAGTGGATTTTGCACACTCTCAAGGTTTCGTCTTGCAAGACTTACGACCATCGCGCTTCATTTTATTTCCATCGAATAAGGTTAAATACACAGGTTCATCAGCCATCCGAGAATCAAATAGTCTTATGAACCGAGATTTGATTATCAAAAGGCCATTAGAGCAGGATGCATGTGCTGAACGTATTTTAGGTGGAAAACAGCTAAAACTGAGCGAGGGTAATGAGGAAAAGTTTTGCATAGCTGGTCCACAGAATTCTGGCTATGGTGAACTCCAGTTTCAAATGAATTCGAGCTACCAAAATGCATTGATTGCCGTACAGCAAAGATCCATTTCTGTAATTGTTCAGCTGGAAGAGAAGTGGTATACCAGTCCAGAGGAGCTCAATGAGAGTGGTTCCACACTTCCATCAAATGTCTATTGCCTTGGGGTTCTTCTTTTCGAG TTGCTGTGCCGTTGTGAATCATGGGAGGTGCATTGCGCGGTGATGTTGGATTTGCACCATCGAATTCTGCCACCAAAGTTTCTTTCACAAAATCCGCTGGAAGctggcttttgtttttggcttcTCCATCCTGAACCTTTGGCTCGTCCAACAACAAG AGAAATCTTGCAGTCTAAACTGATAGATGGATACCAAGAATCGGCTTGCTGTGATGATTTTTCGAATTCTGCTGATAATGTTGATGCTGAATCAGAGCTATTACTTAGTTTTCTTATCCCATTAAAAGACAAGAAGCAAGGGCATGCCTCTAAGTTGGTGGAAGTTATAAGATGCCTAGAAGAAGATATAAACAAGTTCGGGAGGAGGCATTTATCAGGGGAATTTCCTAGTGAAAGAGAACAGGGTTTCTGTCTTGAAGACCCTGTAAGTTCAGGTGTTTCTTCTCGATTAATTGCAGCGTCAAACATGAATGAGACGCTCTTGATGAAGAATATCAGTCAACTAGAGGATGCTTACGCCTCCATGAGATCCCAAATGGGGAAAACAGAAATTGCTCCTGTAGCATGCtctgataaggaggtgttaaACAATCGATACAGGTGGTGTCATGTGCGAAATCATACTCAGGATTCAAGCCTCAATCAGAAATCAGGTGATCGGCTTGGAGTCTTTTTTGATGGTGTTAGCAAGTTGGCTCGCCGTAGCAAGTTTGAAGTACGTGGGACATTAAGAAATGGAGATCTTCTCAACTCTAGCAATGTGATTTGCTGTTTAAGTTTCGAC GNTGATGAGGAGTATATTGCTACAGCTGGAGTATCAAAGAAAATCAAGATCTTTGATTTTGCTTCGCTTGTAGACAATTCTTTGGATATCCATTATCCTGTAGTTGAGATGCCAAACAAATCTAAGTTGAGCTGTGTTTGCTGGAACAACTACTTTAAGAACTATCTAGCATCAACAGATTATGATGGGGTTGTACAG ATGTGGGATGCATCTACTGGTCAAGGATTTTCTCAGTACGTAGAGCACCAAAGGAGGGCTTGGTCTGTCGACTTTTCTCAAGCTGACCCAAAAAAGTTTTCCAGTGGGAGTGATGACTTTTCTGTGAAACTGTGGAGCATCAATGAG AAAAAATCAATAGGCACAATCTGGAGCCCTGCTAATGTCTGTTGCGTTCAGTTCTCTGCATTCTCTTCCAATCTCTTGGTTTTTGGATCTGCCGATTACAAGATCTACGGCTATGATCTTCGCCATACTAGAATCCCTTGGTGCACTTTACCTGGTCATGGAAAAGCTGTTAGCTATGTAAAATTTGTAGATGCTGAAACCCTTGTTTCTGCATCCACGGACAACACTCTGAAGCTTTGGGATCTTAACCAAGCAATCTCAACTGGGTTGTCCTCCAATGCCTGCAGCTTAACTTTTAGTGGTCATACTAATCAGAAG AATTTTGTTGGTTTATCCGTTTCGGATGGATACATAGCATGCGGCTCAGAAACTAACGAG GTTTATAGTTATTACAGAAGTCTACCCATGCCAATCACTTCACACAAATTTGGATCAATTGATCCTGTTTCTGGAAGTGAGGTTGGTGATTATAGTGGGCAGTTTGTCTCGAGTGTCTGTTGGAGAAAAAAGTCTAACATAGTTGTTGCTGCCAACTCAACTGGAACTTTGAAATTATTGCAGATGGT AGATCATCACTGTTGA
- the LOC117617656 gene encoding mitogen-activated protein kinase kinase kinase 7-like has protein sequence MEQFRKIGEDLGSLKALMVFQDNIQINQRQCFLLLDIFSSAYESIAEEMKYNLRFEEKHAKWRVLEQPLRELHRIFKEGEAYIRHCLETKDWWAKAITLYQNSDCIEFHIHNLLSCMPIVIEAIDIAGEISGWGQDEIQRKKTVFADKYKDDYRDWKLFKWRFGKQYLITQDFCNRFDTTWKEDRWTLLHKIREKKLSGSTKYGKRLIDLLFKSLDGSESQPLNGKLLPSSILVGSKDYQVRRRLGGGSQYKEILWLGESFASRHFFGDIEPLLPEISSLLSLSHPNIVHFLCGFTDEEKKECFLIMELMSRDLCSHIKEICGPRKRLPFSLPVAVDLMLQIARGMEYLHSKKIYHGELNPCNILVKARGISTDGYLQAKVSGFGLTSAKSPSQKNLSNQNGSLPFIWYAPEVLEEHEQTKSSEKKYTEKSDVYSFGMVCFELLTGKVPFEDSHLQGEKMSRNIRAGERPLFPFYSLRYVTNLTKKCWHSDPNLRPSFSSICRILRYIKRFLAMNPDYNSQLDPPVPMVDYCEIESGILRKIPSWKSCEQPPVSQIPFQMFVYRIAERERTTLKDTSESGSDGASICGDEMVTTPDEPFPPAPERKCLTSPDSMKKKLPFLKKSSDVKANRLPGTPRGRSVRPPQMSPCGRSISLRMSSESQLMAMTPRIRRTSSGHASDSELS, from the exons ATGGAGCAATTTCGAAAGATTGGGGAGGATTTGGGAAGTTTAAAGGCCTTGATGGTGTTCCAAGACAACATCCAAATCAATCAGCGGCAGTGTTTTTTGCTGCTTGATATCTTCAGCTCAGCATATGAATCAATAGCAGAGGAGATGAAATATAATCTGAGATTTGAAGAGAAGCACGCTAAATGGAGGGTTCTCGAGCAGCCGTTGAGAGAGCTCCACCGGATATTCAAAGAAGGAGAAGCCTACATCAGGCACTGCTTGGAAACAAAGGATTGGTGGGCTAAAGCCATTACTCTCTATCAGAACTCCGATTGCATTGAGTTTCACATCCATAACTTACTTTCCTGCATGCCGATTGTCATTGAAGCAATTGACATTGCTGGAGAAATATCAGGGTGGGGTCAGGATGAGATACAAAGGAAGAAAACCGTGTTCGCGGATAAGTACAAAGATGACTATAGAGATTGGAAACTTTTCAAGTGgagatttgggaagcagtaTTTGATTACTCAAGATTTCTGCAATAGGTTTGACACAACATGGAAAGAAGATAGATGGACTCTTCTCCATAAAATCAGAGAAAAGAAACTCTCGGGTTCGACAAAGTACGGGAAACGCCTCATAGATCTTCTTTTCAAAAGCTTAGATGGGTCAGAGTCACAGCCTTTGAATGGAAAACTCTTACCTAGTTCAATCCTGGTGGGGTCTAAGGACTACCAGGTGAGGCGACGGCTAGGGGGTGGAAGTCAGTATAAAGAGATCCTATGGCTGGGTGAAAGCTTTGCCTCAAGACACTTCTTCGGGGATATTGAACCCCTGCTGCCAGAGATTTCTTCATTGTTATCTCTGTCCCACCCCAACATAGTGCACTTCCTTTGCGGGTTTACGGatgaggaaaagaaagagtgTTTTCTCATTATGGAACTGATGAGCAGAGACCTCTGCAGCCACATCAAAGAGATTTGTGGCCCACGAAAACGActtccattttctcttccTGTTGCAGTTGATCTGATGCTTCAAATTGCAAGAGGAATGGAATATCTCCACTCGAAGAAAATCTACCACGGAGAATTGAATCCTTGTAACATACTTGTTAAAGCAAGAGGCATCTCCACAGATGGGTACTTGCAAGCCAAGGTTTCAGGTTTTGGTTTAACTTCTGCGAAAAGCCCCAGCCAAAAAAACCTTTCAAATCAAAATGGAAGCCTACCTTTCATCTGGTATGCTCCGGAAGTTCTGGAAGAGCACGAACAGACAAAAAGTAGTGAGAAAAAGTACACAGAAAAGTCTGATGTGTATAGCTTTGGCATGGTTTGCTTTGAGCTTCTGACAGGGAAAGTGCCTTTTGAGGATAGTCATCTTCAAGGGGAGAAGATGAGCCGAAACATAAGGGCAGGAGAGAGGCCGTTGTTCCCATTCTATTCTCTGAGATATGTGACCAACCTCACAAAGAAATGTTGGCACAGTGACCCTAATCTACGGCCAAGCTTCTCATCCATCTGTCGGATTCTAAGATATATTAAAAGGTTCCTTGCAATGAATCCTGATTATAACAGCCAGCTAGACCCACCAGTGCCTATGGTAGATTACTGTGAGATTGAGTCAGGGATTCTGAGAAAGATTCCTTCTTGGAAGAGTTGTGAGCAACCACCAGTATCACAAATCCCATTTCAGATGTTTGTTTATAGAATTGcggagagagaaagaacaacTTTGAAAGATACTTCAGAATCAGGAAGCGATGGAGCTTCAATCTGCGGAGATGAAATGGTGACCACTCCAGACGAACCATTCCCGCCCGCGCCTGAGAGGAAGTGTTTAACATCGCCTGATAGCATGAAAAAGAAACTTCCATTCTTGAAGAAATCTTCAGATGTGAAAGCCAACAGACTACCAG GAACACCAAGAGGACGGTCTGTCAGACCTCCACAGATGAGCCCTTGTGGCCGTAGTATTAGTCTGAGAATGAGTTCAGAAAGCCAGCTAATGGCGATGACTCCAAGAATACGGAGAACATCATCTGGACATGCCTCAGATTCTGAGCTCTCCTAG
- the LOC117620349 gene encoding arabinogalactan protein 16-like — protein sequence MALCFGYSKAIFRVLLVSAIVFFAILSPSAAATTKPSASAPSPASTPAHAPGPSSDGTSIDQGIAYVLMLVALVLTYLIHPLDASSSYAFF from the exons atggcacTTTGCTTTGGTTATTCAAAAGCCATTTTCAGAGTTTTGTTAGTCTCTGCAATTGTCTTCTTTGCCATTCTATCTCCATCTGCTGCTGCTACTACAAAGCCCTCAGCTTCTGCTCCTTCCCCTGCCTCCACCCCTGCTCATGCCCCTGGCCCTTCCAGTGATG ggACTTCCATAGACCAAGGGATTGCATATGTGCTGATGCTAGTGGCTTTGGTGCTTACATACCTCATACATCCGCTGGACGCATCATCTTCCTACGCTTTCTTTTGA